In a single window of the Niabella ginsenosidivorans genome:
- a CDS encoding 6-phosphogluconolactonase — protein sequence MELRVFKDYGRASAVVADIMSTVLAEKPDAVLCMASGDSPRLACALFCEQVKKEATDCSRLFLVGLDEWVGVPPATPGACSNDFRERLIEPLGLKKEQYHFFNGLASDLREECIKMDTVIAQKGGIDLMVVGVGMNGHIGFNEPGVDAGLKSHVIGLDAVTKEVGQKYFQVGRVLNKGITLGLSYLMEAKKVVLIASGAHKSGVIKKVLTDEVSSAFPATLLRRHGNSVIITDEDATAEIRNITHL from the coding sequence ATGGAACTACGGGTTTTTAAAGATTACGGCCGGGCATCCGCAGTAGTGGCTGATATCATGAGCACTGTTCTGGCTGAAAAACCGGATGCGGTGCTTTGCATGGCTTCCGGCGACTCGCCCAGATTAGCCTGTGCCCTTTTCTGTGAACAGGTAAAAAAGGAAGCAACAGATTGCTCCCGGCTGTTTTTGGTGGGGTTAGATGAATGGGTGGGCGTACCGCCTGCAACACCCGGAGCCTGTAGCAATGACTTCCGGGAACGCCTGATTGAACCGCTTGGTTTAAAGAAAGAGCAATACCATTTTTTTAATGGTTTGGCCAGTGATCTCCGGGAGGAGTGTATAAAAATGGATACGGTCATTGCCCAAAAAGGAGGTATTGATCTGATGGTGGTGGGCGTTGGCATGAACGGGCATATCGGTTTTAATGAACCAGGCGTGGATGCAGGGCTAAAGTCGCATGTGATCGGCCTGGATGCGGTGACAAAAGAGGTAGGTCAGAAATATTTCCAGGTTGGCCGGGTGCTAAATAAAGGAATCACGTTGGGTCTTTCTTATTTAATGGAAGCAAAAAAAGTGGTGCTGATTGCCAGTGGAGCGCACAAGTCCGGTGTTATAAAAAAGGTGCTTACGGACGAAGTATCTTCCGCATTTCCCGCAACGCTGCTGCGCCGGCATGGAAATAGCGTTATCATAACAGATGAGGATGCAACTGCTGAGATCCGGAACATAACCCATCTTTAA
- a CDS encoding glucoamylase family protein has protein sequence MRGAGKEKAGRLSDAALLELVQRQTFAYFWDFAHPECGMPKERNHEHYTNVITTGGTGFGVMAIIVAVERGWITRGQAIKRLLKILTFLKTAEKHHGAFSHWLDGNTGRTIPFGKKDNGADLVETAFLFQGLLTVRQYFKRETPGEQKIRTMITTLWENVEWSWFTREREVLYWHWSPDHKWAMNLKIEGYNEALITYILAAAAPRYSIHKNVYEKGWTRNGALKNGKRFYNTLLPLGPDFGGPLFFAQYSFVGLNPNGLKDRFADYGKQNRAQTKINYRYCVANPLKFKNYGKRSWGLSACDYKRRYREHSPTKDNGTICCSAAISSIPYLPKESMAALRYFYEVLGDKIFGKYGFTESFNETRNWYAASYLAINQGPVILMIENYRTGLLWKLFMQDKDVQKGLQKLGFAVSKKSTTKRAQQ, from the coding sequence GTGAGGGGAGCTGGAAAAGAAAAAGCAGGAAGGTTATCCGATGCCGCATTGCTGGAACTGGTGCAGCGGCAGACCTTTGCCTATTTCTGGGATTTTGCGCATCCGGAATGCGGCATGCCAAAGGAACGGAATCATGAACATTATACCAATGTTATTACCACCGGCGGTACGGGTTTTGGAGTAATGGCCATAATTGTAGCCGTTGAACGGGGCTGGATCACAAGAGGGCAGGCCATAAAACGCTTATTAAAGATCCTCACCTTTTTAAAAACAGCGGAAAAACATCATGGCGCTTTTTCTCATTGGTTAGACGGCAACACAGGAAGAACGATCCCGTTTGGAAAAAAGGATAACGGGGCCGACCTGGTGGAAACGGCCTTTTTATTTCAGGGGCTGCTTACGGTGCGGCAGTATTTTAAGCGGGAAACCCCCGGGGAACAAAAAATAAGAACAATGATCACCACACTGTGGGAAAATGTAGAATGGAGTTGGTTTACCCGGGAACGGGAAGTGCTGTACTGGCACTGGAGCCCTGATCATAAATGGGCCATGAACCTGAAAATAGAAGGCTATAATGAAGCGCTGATCACGTATATACTGGCCGCAGCTGCCCCAAGGTATTCCATTCACAAAAACGTATATGAGAAGGGCTGGACAAGAAATGGCGCGCTTAAAAACGGCAAACGGTTTTATAACACACTGCTGCCATTGGGCCCGGATTTTGGCGGCCCGTTGTTCTTTGCGCAGTATAGTTTTGTAGGGCTAAACCCTAATGGGCTGAAAGACCGGTTTGCCGATTACGGAAAGCAGAACCGGGCACAGACAAAGATCAATTACCGCTATTGCGTAGCCAATCCCTTAAAATTTAAGAATTATGGGAAGCGGTCATGGGGATTGTCTGCCTGCGATTATAAAAGGAGATACAGGGAACATTCACCCACAAAAGATAACGGAACGATCTGCTGCTCAGCAGCTATTTCCAGCATTCCTTATCTGCCAAAGGAATCTATGGCTGCGCTCCGCTATTTTTATGAAGTGCTGGGTGATAAAATTTTTGGAAAATATGGCTTTACTGAAAGTTTTAACGAAACCCGTAACTGGTATGCAGCCTCGTATCTTGCCATTAACCAGGGGCCGGTCATTTTAATGATCGAAAACTACCGTACGGGCTTGCTCTGGAAATTATTCATGCAGGATAAAGATGTGCAGAAGGGGCTTCAAAAATTAGGCTTTGCTGTGTCCAAAAAGAGTACAACAAAAAGAGCGCAACAATAA
- a CDS encoding GDSL-type esterase/lipase family protein, producing the protein MKKIYLFVLLFFIPVTILLAQEAPFYKDIQHFKELDRQNPPPKNAILFIGSSSFTKWTDVSDYFPGYTIINRGFGGSTLKDLLYYFNDLVPVYKPRQIVIYCGENDLANDQTPADTVVSRFKQLYDLIRNYSKNVPVAYISMKPSPSRARFLPKFIAANAAIKACIQKEKKIRYIDVYDHMLGPDGAPVPGIFVNDSLHMNAGGYHIWQQVIQPYLKK; encoded by the coding sequence ATGAAGAAAATCTACCTGTTTGTTTTATTGTTTTTTATTCCTGTAACCATACTATTGGCACAGGAAGCGCCTTTTTATAAAGATATCCAGCATTTTAAAGAACTGGACCGGCAAAATCCTCCTCCTAAAAATGCAATACTGTTCATAGGCAGCTCCTCCTTTACCAAGTGGACGGATGTAAGCGATTATTTTCCCGGTTATACCATTATTAACCGTGGTTTCGGAGGGTCTACATTAAAAGACCTGCTGTATTATTTTAATGACCTGGTGCCTGTTTATAAGCCCCGGCAAATTGTAATTTACTGCGGCGAAAATGACCTGGCCAATGATCAGACACCGGCGGATACTGTTGTCAGCCGTTTTAAACAATTATATGATCTTATCCGTAATTACAGCAAAAATGTGCCGGTGGCATATATTTCCATGAAGCCAAGCCCCAGCCGCGCACGGTTTTTACCAAAGTTTATAGCTGCCAATGCTGCTATAAAAGCATGTATTCAGAAAGAAAAAAAGATCCGCTATATTGACGTATATGATCATATGCTGGGCCCCGATGGCGCTCCCGTACCGGGTATTTTTGTTAACGACAGCCTGCATATGAACGCGGGGGGATACCATATCTGGCAGCAGGTTATTCAGCCCTATCTGAAAAAGTAG
- a CDS encoding GMC oxidoreductase, translating to MSDTLQINSEGKETHTYDAIVIGSGISGGWAAKELCEKGLKTLVLERGRNVEHLKDYPTMNLNRWELPHRGQITEARKKQNPLISKAAGYDEATQHFFIQDKEHPYIQEKPFDWIRGYQVGGKSLTWGRSCQRWSDWDFSAPLRYGYAVDWPIRYNDIAPWYSHAEKFIGVCGSAENIESMPDGEFLPPMEFNAVEKHFKKIIWDRYRRYYIPGRWAHITEEKDIYKQQGRTQCQNRDRCMRGCPFGGYFSSVSSTLPWAKRTGNLTIRPFSVVHSVIYDEQKQKAVGVRVIDARTKQATEFFAEIIFVNASALNSNLILLNSTSNRFPDGLGNDNGLMGKYICFHNYRGSMNADFPGMEDQYYKVRRITECVIPNYRNLKTLETDFKGGYVIFSGGYRKTKYYEASEGVGAAYKQSLEEPGGWGMYMYMQGETIPKETNHVRLSDTEKDAYGMPLLVTSVDYDENDEKMVHDFLEQGKEMFEAAGAVNIQTNDSKQPPGLDIHEMGGIRMGRDPQTSLLNEWNQLHHCKNVFVTDGACMTSTGNQSPSVLYMAFTARAVDHAVQELKKGNL from the coding sequence ATGTCAGATACTTTACAGATCAATTCAGAAGGCAAAGAAACCCATACCTACGATGCCATTGTAATAGGCAGCGGCATCAGCGGCGGATGGGCAGCCAAAGAACTTTGTGAAAAAGGGTTAAAAACACTGGTGCTGGAGCGGGGCCGCAATGTGGAGCATTTAAAGGATTATCCTACTATGAACCTCAACCGCTGGGAACTGCCGCATCGCGGACAGATAACGGAAGCCCGGAAAAAACAAAATCCATTGATCTCAAAAGCTGCCGGTTATGATGAAGCTACGCAGCATTTTTTTATACAGGATAAAGAGCATCCCTATATACAGGAAAAACCGTTCGACTGGATACGGGGCTACCAGGTAGGCGGAAAATCATTGACCTGGGGCAGGAGCTGCCAGCGCTGGAGCGACTGGGATTTTTCCGCACCCTTGCGATACGGGTATGCGGTAGACTGGCCGATCCGCTATAACGATATCGCGCCCTGGTACAGCCATGCCGAAAAATTTATCGGTGTTTGCGGCTCAGCCGAAAATATAGAATCCATGCCCGATGGCGAGTTTTTACCACCGATGGAATTCAATGCAGTGGAAAAGCATTTTAAGAAAATCATCTGGGATAGATACCGGCGCTACTATATTCCCGGCAGATGGGCGCATATAACAGAAGAGAAGGATATTTATAAACAGCAGGGCCGTACACAATGCCAGAACCGTGACCGTTGCATGCGCGGATGTCCCTTTGGGGGATACTTCAGCTCGGTAAGCTCCACGCTTCCCTGGGCAAAAAGAACAGGCAACCTCACTATCCGCCCGTTTTCAGTAGTGCATTCAGTGATCTATGATGAACAAAAACAAAAAGCCGTAGGCGTACGGGTGATCGATGCCCGAACCAAACAGGCCACTGAATTCTTTGCAGAGATCATCTTCGTAAATGCCTCTGCGCTGAACAGCAATCTTATCCTGCTGAATTCAACGTCCAACCGCTTTCCCGATGGATTGGGCAATGATAACGGTCTTATGGGAAAATACATTTGTTTTCATAATTACAGGGGCAGCATGAATGCCGATTTCCCGGGTATGGAAGATCAGTATTACAAAGTGCGCCGCATAACAGAATGCGTGATCCCCAATTACCGGAACCTGAAAACCCTGGAGACGGATTTTAAAGGCGGGTATGTTATTTTCAGCGGCGGCTATCGCAAAACAAAATATTATGAAGCATCGGAAGGGGTCGGTGCCGCCTATAAGCAAAGCCTGGAAGAGCCGGGTGGCTGGGGTATGTATATGTATATGCAGGGAGAAACCATTCCAAAGGAAACCAATCATGTGCGGCTGAGCGATACTGAAAAAGACGCTTACGGCATGCCATTGCTGGTTACATCTGTTGACTATGATGAGAATGACGAGAAGATGGTCCATGATTTTTTAGAGCAGGGAAAAGAAATGTTTGAAGCCGCGGGGGCCGTCAATATCCAGACAAACGACAGCAAACAGCCGCCGGGGCTGGACATCCATGAAATGGGGGGTATACGAATGGGCAGGGATCCCCAAACTTCATTGCTGAACGAATGGAACCAATTGCATCATTGTAAGAATGTTTTTGTAACAGACGGCGCCTGTATGACCAGCACCGGCAATCAAAGCCCCTCTGTTTTATATATGGCCTTTACGGCGCGCGCAGTTGATCATGCAGTACAGGAATTAAAAAAAGGAAATCTGTAA
- a CDS encoding discoidin domain-containing protein, producing the protein MLTIVATAQYPSPAEEAQGVRHTYCNPINIDYGYTPIPNFSKWGRHRATADPVIVNYKGDYYLFSTNQWGYWWSSDLLNWKFISKKFLRPWNTNTYDELCAPAVGVVGDTMLVFGSTYTRNFTLWMSTNPKANEWKPLVDSFEIGGWDPAFFTDEDARPDASAGRGRVYMYNGSSNVYPIYGIELNRKTFQPIGTRKELYFLQSWRYGWQRFGEYSDNTFLDPFIEGAWMTRHNGKYYLQYGAPGTEFSGYADGVVVGDTPLGPFTPQSDPYSMKVGGFIRGAGHGATFQDNFKNYWHVSTGIISVKNTFERRIGIWPAGFDKDGLMYCNTSFGDYPTYLPSSLDGETGDTMRSLFTGWMLLNYNKPVQVSSTLGDYTPNNAVDELIKTYWSAKTGKKGEWIQSDLGTVSTINAVQINYADQDVAPYHLGKINNQYHQYMLYYSKDGRKWTVLVNKSANKTDVPHDYVELEKPVQARFIKLENIHMPTGKFAISGLRVFGNGNGEKPGAIKDFIVLRTEKDKRSAYIKWRPVDDAYAYNIYYGIAPDKLYNCIMVHSSNEYWMKAMDAQKTYYYCIEAINENGVSERSKVIKVE; encoded by the coding sequence ATGCTTACTATTGTTGCTACGGCTCAATACCCCTCTCCGGCCGAAGAGGCGCAAGGGGTGAGGCACACCTATTGCAATCCCATCAATATAGATTATGGCTACACACCCATTCCCAATTTCAGCAAATGGGGAAGGCACCGCGCAACGGCAGATCCGGTGATCGTAAATTATAAGGGAGATTATTATTTGTTCAGCACCAACCAGTGGGGATATTGGTGGAGCAGTGACCTGCTGAACTGGAAGTTTATTTCAAAAAAATTCCTGCGGCCCTGGAACACCAATACCTATGATGAGCTCTGCGCCCCGGCAGTAGGGGTTGTGGGTGATACGATGCTGGTATTTGGTTCTACCTATACCCGGAATTTTACGCTCTGGATGAGCACCAATCCCAAAGCCAATGAGTGGAAACCATTAGTGGATTCCTTTGAAATTGGCGGCTGGGACCCGGCATTTTTTACGGATGAAGATGCCCGCCCGGATGCTTCGGCTGGACGGGGACGGGTTTATATGTACAACGGCAGCAGTAATGTGTATCCCATTTATGGAATTGAGCTGAACCGGAAAACCTTTCAGCCCATTGGCACACGCAAGGAACTCTATTTTCTGCAAAGCTGGCGCTACGGCTGGCAGCGGTTTGGAGAATATTCAGATAATACCTTTTTAGACCCTTTTATTGAAGGTGCGTGGATGACCCGGCATAATGGAAAGTATTATTTACAATATGGCGCGCCAGGCACTGAGTTCAGCGGTTATGCCGATGGTGTGGTGGTGGGTGATACACCGTTGGGGCCCTTTACGCCACAATCGGATCCTTATAGCATGAAGGTGGGCGGCTTTATAAGAGGCGCGGGGCATGGCGCTACCTTCCAGGACAATTTTAAAAATTACTGGCATGTTTCTACGGGCATCATTTCCGTAAAAAATACTTTTGAGCGCCGTATCGGTATCTGGCCGGCAGGGTTTGATAAAGACGGGCTGATGTACTGCAATACATCGTTCGGAGATTACCCTACTTACCTGCCTTCCTCGCTGGATGGTGAAACGGGAGATACCATGCGCTCCCTTTTTACCGGATGGATGCTGCTGAACTATAACAAACCGGTACAGGTTTCTTCTACCCTGGGCGATTATACGCCCAACAATGCGGTGGATGAGCTGATAAAGACCTACTGGAGCGCAAAAACCGGCAAGAAAGGAGAGTGGATCCAGTCGGATCTGGGTACTGTGTCAACAATAAACGCGGTACAGATCAATTATGCAGACCAGGATGTGGCTCCCTATCACTTAGGAAAGATCAACAACCAGTATCATCAGTATATGCTGTACTATTCAAAGGATGGCAGAAAGTGGACCGTGCTGGTTAATAAAAGCGCCAACAAAACAGATGTGCCCCATGATTATGTAGAACTTGAAAAACCGGTACAGGCGCGTTTTATAAAGCTGGAGAACATCCATATGCCCACCGGTAAGTTTGCCATCAGCGGCCTGCGCGTTTTTGGCAATGGGAACGGGGAAAAGCCCGGAGCCATAAAGGATTTTATCGTATTGCGTACAGAAAAGGATAAGCGCAGCGCCTATATAAAATGGCGGCCGGTTGATGATGCTTATGCGTACAATATTTATTATGGTATTGCCCCGGATAAGCTGTACAACTGCATTATGGTGCATTCCAGTAATGAATACTGGATGAAAGCAATGGATGCGCAAAAAACCTATTATTATTGCATAGAAGCAATAAATGAGAACGGGGTAAGTGAAAGGAGTAAAGTCATTAAAGTAGAGTAA
- a CDS encoding Gfo/Idh/MocA family protein has product MKIAILGSGFIARFYAESLAAQRRRDVITMICARDAQKVKAFAAQYRVPYTATDLNEAVAHPEVDVVVVALPNDLHLEAVLACAKAGKPVLCTKPLGRNAAEALQMLQAVEKAGIVGGYLEDLCYTPKFLKSLASVKRGAIGEVLWAKSRETHPGPHSAWFWSKEKAGGGCMIDLGCHCVEISRNFIGKEVLPVEVMCWADTRVHPIDAEDNAIGLVKYANGAIGQFEVSWSFRGGMDLRDEVMGTEGTIWLNNFLRTGFELFTTGKGGDYIAEKAESNRGWLFPVGDEVHELGYSHMFTDMFEAIDQGKQPAETFYDGYIVNAILDAAYASAASKQWEPVKIEGWRGAKNDIQKRTYPSYDENYYLIKEEMLPSGEKKLIVKHKQTGSIEKREPAASGTQGE; this is encoded by the coding sequence ATGAAAATAGCGATTCTTGGCTCGGGGTTTATTGCCCGTTTTTATGCAGAATCCCTTGCCGCCCAAAGAAGGAGGGATGTGATCACAATGATCTGTGCACGGGATGCTCAGAAAGTAAAGGCTTTTGCCGCTCAATATAGAGTACCTTATACGGCTACAGATCTTAACGAGGCTGTTGCGCATCCGGAAGTAGATGTTGTGGTGGTAGCCCTGCCCAATGATCTGCACCTGGAGGCAGTGCTAGCTTGTGCAAAAGCCGGCAAGCCTGTTTTGTGCACAAAACCTTTAGGGCGTAATGCTGCAGAGGCATTACAGATGCTGCAGGCGGTAGAAAAAGCCGGTATTGTTGGCGGCTACCTGGAAGATCTTTGTTATACGCCCAAATTTTTAAAATCGCTGGCCAGTGTAAAAAGAGGCGCTATCGGGGAAGTGCTTTGGGCAAAGAGCAGGGAAACGCACCCGGGCCCGCACAGCGCCTGGTTTTGGAGCAAAGAAAAAGCCGGCGGAGGCTGCATGATCGACCTGGGTTGCCATTGCGTGGAGATCAGCCGGAACTTTATCGGAAAAGAGGTGCTGCCTGTTGAGGTGATGTGCTGGGCAGACACCCGCGTGCACCCTATTGATGCGGAGGATAATGCCATCGGGCTGGTAAAATATGCAAACGGTGCCATAGGCCAGTTTGAAGTGAGCTGGAGCTTCAGGGGCGGAATGGACCTGCGCGATGAAGTAATGGGAACAGAAGGAACGATCTGGTTGAATAATTTTTTGAGAACAGGCTTTGAACTGTTCACAACCGGAAAAGGCGGTGATTATATTGCAGAAAAAGCCGAAAGTAATCGCGGCTGGCTCTTTCCGGTTGGAGACGAAGTGCATGAACTGGGATACAGCCATATGTTTACGGATATGTTTGAAGCGATTGACCAGGGAAAACAGCCTGCAGAAACCTTTTATGATGGGTATATTGTGAATGCCATCCTGGATGCGGCCTATGCGTCGGCTGCATCAAAACAATGGGAGCCCGTAAAAATTGAGGGATGGCGCGGTGCTAAAAACGATATACAAAAAAGAACCTATCCGAGTTATGATGAAAATTATTACCTTATAAAAGAAGAAATGTTACCCTCAGGAGAAAAGAAGCTGATCGTTAAGCACAAACAAACCGGCTCCATTGAAAAAAGAGAGCCGGCTGCTTCCGGAACACAGGGAGAGTAA
- a CDS encoding glucoamylase family protein yields MNARSLIIVSLLLATYTSTAQKVIKKSYGIPVSSKIDKNISDSALVNLVQQQTLRYFWDFAHPVSGMARERSNRSFDYGQEVVTTGGTGFGAMAILVGVNRGWIGRDTAARFLLKMVKWLAKADAYHGVFSHWYNGETGKTIPFSRKDDGADLVESSFLLQGLLCVRQYFDRDVPVEQELRNRINWLWNDVEWDWFTRDGREVLYWHWSPNNGWAMNFPLRGFNECLITYVLAASGQRYPVPRTVYDRGWAQSSFFKNGKKFYNYLLPLGFDYGGPLFFSHYSFLGLSPKGLKDQYADYWQQNQNHTLINYAYCVDNPKAFKGYGENCWGLTASDDPNGYDAHQPANDNGTISPTAALSSFPYTPDQSMKALRHFYKDLGSKIWGEYGFTDAFNETKGWYAKNYLAIDQGPVVVMIENYRTGLLWNLFMSCPEVQYGLKKLGFESAYFK; encoded by the coding sequence AATGCCCGCAGTTTAATCATTGTCAGCCTTTTATTGGCCACTTATACCAGTACAGCCCAGAAAGTAATAAAAAAGAGTTATGGTATCCCTGTTAGTTCAAAGATCGATAAAAACATCTCCGACTCTGCCCTGGTCAACCTGGTACAGCAACAGACCCTCCGTTATTTCTGGGATTTTGCACACCCGGTAAGTGGTATGGCTCGGGAAAGAAGCAACCGGTCGTTCGACTATGGGCAGGAAGTGGTTACCACGGGTGGTACAGGTTTTGGAGCAATGGCCATCCTTGTTGGTGTAAACCGCGGATGGATCGGGCGGGATACTGCCGCACGGTTTTTACTGAAAATGGTAAAATGGCTGGCAAAGGCAGATGCCTATCATGGTGTATTTTCGCATTGGTACAATGGTGAAACAGGAAAGACCATTCCTTTCAGCCGGAAAGATGACGGGGCCGACCTAGTGGAGTCGTCTTTTTTGCTGCAAGGCTTGCTTTGCGTGCGCCAGTATTTTGACAGGGATGTACCGGTAGAGCAGGAACTGCGTAACCGTATTAACTGGCTCTGGAACGATGTGGAGTGGGATTGGTTTACGCGGGATGGAAGAGAGGTATTGTACTGGCACTGGAGCCCTAATAATGGCTGGGCAATGAACTTTCCCTTGCGTGGGTTTAACGAATGCCTGATCACCTATGTGCTGGCGGCTTCCGGACAGCGCTATCCTGTTCCCCGTACCGTGTATGATCGCGGCTGGGCGCAAAGCAGTTTTTTTAAGAACGGTAAAAAATTTTATAACTATTTGTTGCCTTTGGGATTTGATTACGGCGGCCCGCTCTTCTTTTCGCATTATTCTTTCCTGGGTTTAAGCCCAAAAGGGCTAAAAGATCAGTATGCAGATTACTGGCAACAAAATCAGAATCATACCCTGATCAATTATGCTTATTGTGTGGATAATCCAAAAGCATTTAAGGGATATGGTGAAAATTGCTGGGGCTTAACGGCCAGTGATGATCCTAACGGGTATGATGCGCATCAGCCCGCCAACGACAATGGTACTATTTCACCAACAGCGGCATTATCTTCCTTTCCTTATACGCCGGATCAATCCATGAAGGCGCTGCGGCATTTCTATAAAGACCTGGGCAGCAAAATATGGGGTGAATATGGCTTTACAGATGCTTTTAATGAAACAAAAGGCTGGTATGCAAAAAATTACCTGGCCATTGACCAGGGGCCTGTTGTAGTGATGATTGAAAATTACCGTACCGGGTTGCTTTGGAATTTGTTTATGAGTTGCCCGGAAGTGCAGTATGGATTAAAGAAATTAGGGTTTGAAAGCGCTTATTTCAAATAA